ACTAAAAAAGCTTAAATGACACCAGAAATTACTTTTGAAGAAGTCCAAACAGAAGCATTGCGTTTAGGTTGGGATGATGTAGGAATTACAGAGGCGCAAATTCCTCCTGACGATATAAAAGCCTATACCGCTTGGCTCGCTAATCATTATCAAGGGGATTTGCAATACATGGAGAATCTCCTGCGCTGCGAACCTCAACACTTCTTTCCAGGCGCAAAAACAGCCATCATCTTCGTCACCCATTATAAACAAGAGAAAGTCCAGTTTCGCAACGATGCGGGGGTCGTCGCCTCCTACGCCCGAGGAAGAGATTATCATCACCTTCATCGGAAAAGATTAAAAAAATTCATCCTTTGGCTTGAGAATCGTTCAGGACAAAGCCATATTGCCAAAGGCTTTAGCGATTCTTCCCCTGTGCTTGAAAAAGCTCTTGCTGTACAAGCTGGGCTCGGTTGGTTCGGGAAAAACACCTTGTTAATTCATCGCCGCTTTGGCACTTTTCTGCTCCTTTCAGGCCTTTTTACCACGCTTGAGTTTCGAGAAAAAACTTTAAATCTTCGCTTACCACGCTGCGGCACCTGTCGCCGATGCTTGGAGGCGTGCCCTACTCAGGCATTTGAAGCGCCCTATATTTTAAATGCGACAAAATGTTTATCTTATCACCTGATTGAATCTAAAAAAGAAATCCCCGAAGAAATTCGCCATAAAAATCCAGGTTATGTTTTTGGATGTGATGTTTGCCAGGACGTTTGTCCCCACAATGTTAGGCCAAAAACTTCCCCCTTGCCCGAATTTTCCCCCCAACAGGGCATGGGCGCTTATCTATCTTTTGAAGATATGGAAAAAATTGAGCAGAATCCGGAAAAACTATTTGGCACGCCGCTTCAACGGCGTGGCGCAGCGGGATTGAGACATACCATGGAAACCTTAAATTTGCAAAATCCCAAGCAAGATCCTCCTCCGGAACTACAAGAAGATGAGCATGGACAATCTTGAGGCAAGCCTTCTTAAAACGAATTGTTGGAGTGTTTTTAGAATCCCCTCTAATCTTGCCAATGTTTTAAAATAATGACCTAATTAACGGCAGTTCTCTAATTAGAGAGCTTATCCACTTTAGAACCTTAGCAAGGCCTCTCCTTCTAGCTTGCTAGGCAAGATACCTTCAAGAAACAAAACGTTGAGGGATGAATAGCAATAGGGATGCCACCATACCAAGAGGGTCATCCTACCTGGCAAACCAGATGGCAGAACATCCCTTCCTCTATCAAAGCTAGGAACCCCATGGCCACCTGTCCACCCTGTCTTCTCTTGGTGGTGGGGTTTCTCTGCGGGACAGAAGCAGAATTCTTAACACTCCGTGCAGGAAACGCTCGCTTAGGGTAACTTGGCCTTATTTAAAGGATTCATCTCCCCCTGCTTTGCTAGTTCAAGCAAGTGGCACCGGCATCCTCTATTCTGTTCACGTTTAGTAAAATATTTGGATGGACGCAAAGAGGATCGTTATTCACCCCTAAAATGAGGGTGTCGTTAATTAACCATTTGTCAAAAATGAACGAATCTAACCAGCAAACTTTCCAAGAAGAGCCGTCGTTAAGATAAACAATGCTATTCACATAGTCGATATCGGAGATAAAATAGGTATAAATTCCACGATAGAGGGGCCCTGCAAAAAGATTGACTGGGACAATCACATTTGTATCTAGATTCACGAGACTATAATCATAACTCGAAAAGAAATTGCTATTAGGCGTTACAATAATTCTATCAGAAGTTAACCAATTTAAAGTTTTATAACGATCGGAAGAGCAGACTAACCAAATGGAACCATCATTTAGTTCCACCTCTCCACCGTCAAAAGAAACCACATAAGGATGCCGATATACCCCTTGGTGAGTTGTGCAATAACCTATAAACTTAGGCAATTTGGAAGAAGCTAGAAAGCGAGGATCCTTAACATCCCCAAAGCTTATCTCTTGACGTATACTGGCGGAGGTAAGTAGGACCTCTTTCACTCGTACCTCTTCCGTCTCTTCACTTTCTTCTGAAACTTCATGACGGGCCTCTTTGGCTATCACTCTTTCTGCATGAGGCTCTGCACGCTCTCCAATGGGCAGATGCACACGCTCTTCTTGCGGCTCTTCATTTGGCTTATCTTGCCCTGCCCATGCACTTGCACAGACACATAACAATTGTGTAAAAATAAATAAATGTTTTTCAAATTTCATCATTAATCTCTAGTTAGTTTTTTTATTATTTTTAAAGCGACTAAGAACGCGTTCCTATTGAAATACGTTTTGCGCCATCCTTCTCATTTTCTCGCGTTTTTTTTGCGTATTATCAGCAGGGGCTGGTACACCGCTCCCTCTTGTTTCTCCTTGGAAAGGGACCCCTGTAGATCGCTCTCCTACAGGAACATGGCCCGGAAAATTTCCCCGCGCAGGCAGGCCTCTCTCCCTTGTTTCTTCTTGGAAAGGGACCCCTGTAGATCGCTCTCCTACAGGAACATGGCCCGGAAAATTTCCCCGCGCAGGCAGGCTTCTCTCCCTTGTTTGTCCTTGGAAAGGAACCCCTGTAGATCGCTCTCCTACAGGAACATGACTCGGAAAATTTCCCCGCGCAGGCCGACCTCTCTCTCCCCAATTCTCGCTTCTTGTAGAACGTCCATGGCCTGAACCAAAACTTCTTCTAGGGATCTCCCTCACGAAGACTGAACCGAAGCGCCAAACTGCCCCACTTAATTGAGCAGCATTTCGTGCAAAACGGCTTCGACTTTCATCTGTTCTTACTGGCCTACTCTGGATAGGTTGTACACGAGGAGTACGCACAAAGCCCGGTTGCCGGGCTCTGCATACAGCACATAAAAGAAAAAATATCGGAATGGCCCCCACAAAAAAAACAAAAGGAGAGGAAAGGATGGTAATAGCCAGGATTGCCACTTTAGCTTTTGTGGAAAGTTCTCGCGTTAAGATTCTTCCCTCACCATTTTCTCTACAACTATAAACAAAGGGGTGAGAAGTAAAAATGACTGTATCACACATAATTTTCCTATATTTATTATTACGATTATTTTAGCGGTTTTTTATTTGAATGGGTCTTCCACCTACCGTCTTTAGAATATCACTGCGCCGCGCGCGTAGTTAAATACATTGACGTTAATTAGAATATTTGGGTTTTTCTTGCTTGAAAAATACCCATCATTCACACCGATAATCACCGTGTCATTCACAATCCATTTATTTATGGCTACACGATCGGATTTTTTCATTTTCCAAACAGTGCCATCTTCTAGGCAAACTTGGCGGTTGGAATAGTCGATTGCAACAATCCAGTGCGCATTAACGCCATTGTAACGTGGCCCTACGGCCAAATTTGCCGCCACACTTTTTTTCGTGTTGAGGTTAACCAATTTATATTGGTAAACGGAAAACCAGTTGTGATTGGGCTTAATTATAACTTGATCGCTTGTCAACCAATTAGACGTTTTATGCCGATCGCTTTTTTGAATTACCCACATCGAGCCATCGCTCAATCCAACGGTATCTCCTAAAGGAGAAACACTTAATGGATTCTGATAAACACCAGGATGATGGGTGGCTAAATTTTTGGTTGTAAAGGGGAAAAACTTAGCTAGCAGCTCGTTTCCTTCTTCGTCAACTTGCGGTCCACAAGCACTGTCATTCTCTTCAAACTCCATTTCATTTTCATCTCCATCTTCAGCCGCACGCTTTTCTTGAAGGGCGATGTGGTCTGCTAAAGGAAAGGGACGAGATCCTACCACAACGTGCTCTTTTTGAGGCTCGCCCACCTCTTGCTCCACTATCGTAGCTTGAAGGACGCCTGAAGAAATTAGCAAGGTACTCATGAGAACAGCTGATAAGTTTTTTAAAATAACTTTCATCGTTTTTCTCCTTTTGTTGATGCTTGAAGGCAAAATGATAAAATCATTCTACATTGAGATTTATTCAATAATTGCGACTAATACGCACTATCTCTCAGAATAATTAAGACAATGTTAAGATTAAATAAATTTTAGGTTATCTTTGAAAACAAATTTGGAAACGCCCAGGGTCGTATGGGCGTAAGCCTTTAATCTCGTGTAAATTGAGATCCTTCAGAAATTAGCTGGTCGATATAGGCAAGATCAAAATCTGCCTTTAAAAACTTGTTGTCCTCAAGCATGTATAAATGAAAAGGGATGGTGGAAGATACTCCCCCGATATGAAACTCACGAAGAGCTCTTTTCCCAATGGCAACAGCTTCTGCTCGGTTTTTTCCATGCACAATTAGCTTTCCGATCATGGAATCATAGTTAGGTGGGATTTTGTATCCAGAATAACAAGCGCTATCCACGCGTATGCCAGGGCCTCCGGGTGGTAGGTAATATTCTAACTGTCCAGGAGAAGGAGTGAACCCTTTCCTAGGATCTTCTGCATTAATGCGAAATTGAATGACGTGTCCTTCAAATTGAACATCCTTTTGGGTATATTCAAGCTCTTTCCCCATTGCAATTTTAATTTGCTCTCTAACAAGGTCTACGCCTGTCAACTCTTCTGTAACAGTATGCTCAACTTGAATCCGGGTGTTGACTTCCATAAAGTAAAATTGATGGTCTTGATCGAGCAAAAATTCAACCGTCCCTACTGAATGGTAGCCAGCAGCTTTCACGACCTTAATAGCTGCCTGTCCCATTTTTTCGCGAAGTTTTGCCGAAAGTACCGGACTTGGAGCCTCTTCAATTAATTTTTGACGTCGCCTTTGGATCGTGCAATCCCGTTCCCCTAAATGGATGTAATTTCCATGCTTATCTCCCATAACTTGCACTTCAATATGGCGTGGAGATAGAATCATTTTTTCCAAATAGACATCCGGATTTCCAAAACTAGCTTCCGCTTCAGCTCTAGCAGCTAAAAAAGATTTGTTAAACTCTTCTGCATGGTATGCAATCCGAATGCCCTTTCCTCCTCCACCAGCAACCGCCTTGATAAAAACAGGAAAACCAAGCTCTTTGGCAACTTCTAAGGCTTGGGCGCTATCTGAAACCACGCCGTCAGACCCAGGAATCACCGGGCATCCAACGCTCATAGCTGTAGCTTTTGCCTTGGCTTTGTCTCCTAAAAGAGCGATCGATTTGGGAGAGGGGCCAATAAAGTTAAGACCGCAGCTTTCGCAAATCGAAGCAAAATTTGGGTTTTCACTTAAAAAGCCATATCCCGGATGAACCGCGTCAGCTCCCGTAATTTCGCAAGCAGAGAGGATGTGAGGAATTTTTAAATAAGATTTACTCGAAGGCGCTTCACCAATGCAAATGGCTTCGTCTGCATGCAAAACATGTAAGGCTTCAGCATCCGCCTCAGAATAAACAGCGACTGTTTGCAAATTTAAATCATGGCAAGCTCTGATGATTCGCACAGCAATTTCGCCGCGGTTAGCAATAAGAACTTTTTGTATCATGCAAAACCCCTCTATTTCTTAGAGGAAATTTCAATCAATTTGGTGCCAAATTCGACAGGCTGACCATTTGTGACTAAAACCTCTACTACAATGCCTTCGACACCAGCTTTAACTTCGTTCATCACCTTCATAGCTTCGATGATGCATACGACAGTATCCTTAGTAATCACATCTCCTTTTTTTACAAAAGTGGGTTCATCTGGTGCTGGAGATGAATAAAATGTCCCAACCATGGGGGATTTGACATAAGTGCCAGGCAGGGATTCAGACTTTACCTCCTCCGGAATCGGGGTGTGAAGAGAAGAAGGAATGTCGCCTGCTTTAGAAGGGCTTCTGGAAGAACGGTGATAAGCCTCTTCATACTGAGCGGCAAAATGGGGCGGCGGTGAAGTAAATTCTGTTTCTAAAAAAGGAATTGCTGCTCCTCTCTCTAATCTAAGCTCGAAATCGCCTTCTTTTATAAAAAGCTCTTTCATATCACTTCGCCCCATTGCGGCCATAAGTTCTTTTATTTGCTTAAGTTCCAATTAAATGTCCCCCAATACGATCTAAACGCGTTGTATATATTCGTTTGCCTTGGTATCCACTTTAATGATATCTCCCACATCAATAAAAGGGGGAACCGGGACCGAAGCGCCTGTCTCTAAAACGGCAATCCTAGCTCCTGGATTTGCCCCTTTCCCCTTCTCATTTTCCACTTTCGATACCATTAACTCTAAAAATTGTGGGAGTTCAACAGAAAATACTGTATCTCCATAAAAAGAAGCCTTAATATCTACTCCTTCTTTTAGGTAATTGACTTTAGCGCCAATCACCTCGGGAGGAATTAAAATTTTATCTAGATTGCGAATATCCAAGAATAAATAGCTCTTTCCTTCTAAATAAAGAAATTCCAAATGTCTCTCAACGAGAGGAACGTCACTGACCGTTTGACCAATTTTAAAACTTTTTTCGACAACCTGATTAGTCGCAAGATCTTTTAACTTGGTTTTAATAAAAGGGGCGCCTTTTGGCACAGTGACTTTAACACTAGATTCTACTTTGTATAGCTTTTCGCTAATTGAAAGAATCATTCCAGGAGTAATTTGATTACTTGCAACCATAGTTAACCACGACTTCTTAAAGTGAATAAATTAAAACAAATTGAAGCATTATTGCTTCACCCGCAAAGACTCAACAGCTGCCTTGAGGTCTGCAGCATGAAAAAGATACGATCCAGAGACAAGCACATTTGCGCCAGCTTTGACGCATAATTCTGCCGTTTGGGGATTAATTCCTCCATCCACTTCAATCAAAAAAGGCTTTATAGTAGACGGGTCAGCACCTTCGGGTGCATATTTTCCCCCTTCACAAATGTTTAATTTGCGGCAAAGATCGCGCGTAAATTTCACTTTTTCCAAAACTTCAGGCATAAATTCTTGCCCACCAAACCCAGGATTGACAGTCATTAGAAGGACCATATCGCATTTATCTAAAAATTTCGGAATCATTGACAAAGAAGTTTCTGGGGAAAAAGCCAATCCTGCTTTGATATTACATTTTCGAATATAAGCTAACGTTTCTTCTATATCTTCAGTTGATTCAAAATGAAAAGTTAGCATATCAGCTCCAGCTTCAACAAATCTTTCAATATAATCGAAGGGATGATAAACCATTAAATGCACGTCTAAAAACATGGTAGTCGCTCGATTAATCGCAGCCACCATTTTTGGCCCCATAGTGAGATTGGGGACAAAATTGCCGTCCATAATATCAATGTGAATATAATCTGCTCCAGCATCTTCAACGCGGCGTGCTTCATCAGCCATTTTTCCAAAATCCGCAGAAAGGATAGAGGGAGCAATTTTAAGAGAGTGGTTTTCCATTGGTAAAATTAACCCTTAGCAAAGCATAAAACTTGACTACTTTCATATAGGATTATATTAGCAAAGTCAAGATTTTTAGCCTTATAGAAATGTAGCATGCGTAGGTTATTTTCCCTTTCAGAGACCTTTCTAAAAACCTTCTTGATACCTACTCAATATAGCCATTTTCTTATCTTTTTCATTTAAAAAGAATTAAAAGCTTTTATTTATACCAAACTTGTTAATAAAGCGGTGAGGTTAAAAAAACTTCCAGAAGGCCTCTTGCTGCCATAAAATTTCAAGGATTGTTTAAAGAACGAGTAGTAGACAAAGATATTTGCGCAGATAAGGCCCTATCAAAGGATGAACCAAAAGAGAGCTTTAGCTTTTTTATTTTCCACTTGCTCAAGAATTAAAGCATTTTAATTAGCCCGTCCAGCTTGGCCATAATACTTAGGGTCCTCCTATATGTAACAGCAGGCCCAAATCTTTGGTAGATAAACTGGAGGTATAAAGGGGAATTAAGCCAAGCTTACGGGACAGCGGCCAGCCCCACGGCGTCTTTATTCTTATTGAGATTTTTGCTGGCATGTCAAATGCCATCCTTCCTCATGCAGACCAGCAGCAAGCGTGAAATCCTTAGCGCTAGCTTTCCTCTTAGCAGAATAGTAGATTCCTACAAGAAAGCTTTTAGGCCGGGCATTCTATCAACAGCCCTATCCAGCAAAAATAGCTCTGCAGGATAAATGAGGGTAATAACAGCTTTTCAGCCAAGTTAGCTAGGGTATTCGTAGTAGGGATGCAGCCAGCCATTTAATCCGCTTTTCTATCAAAAATCTAGCTCTTCACTTCCATTTAGGTCCTTTTTTTTATTATTTATGATACAGCTAATGATTAAATCAAGCGATGTCATTTATTTTTTAACACCCTAGAGACAAGTTAAAAACTTTATTTTGGACTACATGTGAAGTCCATTGCACTGCTACTCCATCTATATTTATTAAGCCAGTTCCCTTAAACTCTAGGCTCTAGGGCTATCTCACTTCTATTTCTTGGCTTGCGCTCACCTTGACGACAATAAACATCACATTTTCGCAATTACCTTTCAAAACTTTACCTACCAAGCGCTGAGCAGCATTAAAGCCATCTTTTTGCAAAGCTTCCGCTATTTTTTCTCAGGTACATAATCTTTTAATCCATCGCTAGCTAAAATCAAGGTATCGTCAAGTATTAACTGATGGATTGTTATTTTTGGCTTTTGAATGATAAGGGGTTTATCCTCGGTGACAGAAACATCGGTAAAACCAATAGAGCGACTGACATTCAGCCCGAAACTTCCTTTCCGATCCGATTTATATCAACGCAACTCTTTTGAATTTTCAACCTTGGGCCATTCGACTTCAATCCAAGAGTCATTAATTATTTGCAACAGCTGCTCTAAAACTTTCTCTTCCCAGCAAAATAATAGGGGCGCCTGGAGTTATAGCAATGGCAGTACTTCAGGCGCCAAGAATCGACATAGAGAGGGGCTCAGCTCCACCCTAAATGCAAAAAAAGGCCCCTTAAATAATTTTCAAAGGGATTCCTTAGATGC
This window of the Parachlamydia sp. AcF125 genome carries:
- the accB gene encoding acetyl-CoA carboxylase biotin carboxyl carrier protein, whose translation is MELKQIKELMAAMGRSDMKELFIKEGDFELRLERGAAIPFLETEFTSPPPHFAAQYEEAYHRSSRSPSKAGDIPSSLHTPIPEEVKSESLPGTYVKSPMVGTFYSSPAPDEPTFVKKGDVITKDTVVCIIEAMKVMNEVKAGVEGIVVEVLVTNGQPVEFGTKLIEISSKK
- the rpe gene encoding ribulose-phosphate 3-epimerase, whose amino-acid sequence is MENHSLKIAPSILSADFGKMADEARRVEDAGADYIHIDIMDGNFVPNLTMGPKMVAAINRATTMFLDVHLMVYHPFDYIERFVEAGADMLTFHFESTEDIEETLAYIRKCNIKAGLAFSPETSLSMIPKFLDKCDMVLLMTVNPGFGGQEFMPEVLEKVKFTRDLCRKLNICEGGKYAPEGADPSTIKPFLIEVDGGINPQTAELCVKAGANVLVSGSYLFHAADLKAAVESLRVKQ
- the queG gene encoding tRNA epoxyqueuosine(34) reductase QueG; the protein is MTPEITFEEVQTEALRLGWDDVGITEAQIPPDDIKAYTAWLANHYQGDLQYMENLLRCEPQHFFPGAKTAIIFVTHYKQEKVQFRNDAGVVASYARGRDYHHLHRKRLKKFILWLENRSGQSHIAKGFSDSSPVLEKALAVQAGLGWFGKNTLLIHRRFGTFLLLSGLFTTLEFREKTLNLRLPRCGTCRRCLEACPTQAFEAPYILNATKCLSYHLIESKKEIPEEIRHKNPGYVFGCDVCQDVCPHNVRPKTSPLPEFSPQQGMGAYLSFEDMEKIEQNPEKLFGTPLQRRGAAGLRHTMETLNLQNPKQDPPPELQEDEHGQS
- the accC gene encoding acetyl-CoA carboxylase biotin carboxylase subunit: MQKVLIANRGEIAVRIIRACHDLNLQTVAVYSEADAEALHVLHADEAICIGEAPSSKSYLKIPHILSACEITGADAVHPGYGFLSENPNFASICESCGLNFIGPSPKSIALLGDKAKAKATAMSVGCPVIPGSDGVVSDSAQALEVAKELGFPVFIKAVAGGGGKGIRIAYHAEEFNKSFLAARAEAEASFGNPDVYLEKMILSPRHIEVQVMGDKHGNYIHLGERDCTIQRRRQKLIEEAPSPVLSAKLREKMGQAAIKVVKAAGYHSVGTVEFLLDQDHQFYFMEVNTRIQVEHTVTEELTGVDLVREQIKIAMGKELEYTQKDVQFEGHVIQFRINAEDPRKGFTPSPGQLEYYLPPGGPGIRVDSACYSGYKIPPNYDSMIGKLIVHGKNRAEAVAIGKRALREFHIGGVSSTIPFHLYMLEDNKFLKADFDLAYIDQLISEGSQFTRD
- a CDS encoding elongation factor P is translated as MVASNQITPGMILSISEKLYKVESSVKVTVPKGAPFIKTKLKDLATNQVVEKSFKIGQTVSDVPLVERHLEFLYLEGKSYLFLDIRNLDKILIPPEVIGAKVNYLKEGVDIKASFYGDTVFSVELPQFLELMVSKVENEKGKGANPGARIAVLETGASVPVPPFIDVGDIIKVDTKANEYIQRV